The following are encoded together in the Thermosipho atlanticus DSM 15807 genome:
- the tsf gene encoding translation elongation factor Ts, which yields MAISAQQVKELRDRTGAGMLDCKKALEEANGDMELAIEILRKKGIAKAAKKASRATGEGIIASYVHFNKKIGVLVELNCETDFVARTEEFQELGNKIAMHIAAMSPRWVKREDVPQDVIEKEKEIYKEQLKDSGKPEHVIEKIVEGKLNKFFEENCLYEQKFAFDEEKTVEELIKESIAKIGENIQVSRFVKFVVGE from the coding sequence ATGGCGATTAGTGCACAACAGGTTAAAGAATTGAGAGATAGGACAGGTGCTGGTATGTTAGATTGTAAAAAAGCACTTGAAGAAGCAAACGGTGATATGGAACTTGCAATTGAAATTTTGAGAAAAAAAGGTATAGCAAAAGCCGCAAAGAAAGCTTCTAGAGCAACAGGTGAAGGAATAATTGCATCATATGTACACTTCAACAAAAAGATAGGAGTTCTTGTAGAACTTAATTGTGAAACCGATTTTGTTGCAAGGACAGAGGAATTTCAAGAACTTGGTAATAAAATTGCAATGCATATTGCAGCAATGTCACCAAGGTGGGTAAAAAGGGAAGATGTACCTCAAGATGTAATAGAAAAAGAGAAAGAAATTTACAAAGAACAACTAAAAGATTCTGGAAAACCAGAGCATGTAATTGAAAAAATTGTTGAAGGAAAACTAAATAAATTCTTTGAAGAAAACTGTTTATATGAGCAAAAATTTGCATTTGATGAAGAAAAAACAGTAGAAGAACTTATAAAAGAATCAATTGCAAAAATAGGAGAAAACATTCAAGTTTCAAGATTTGTTAAGTTTGTTGTGGGAGAATAA
- the glyA gene encoding serine hydroxymethyltransferase, which yields MWNFVKQIDPEIYEVLLKEWERQEYGLELIASENFASLAVIETMGSLLTNKYAEGYPGRRYYGGCEWVDVAERLARKRAKQLFNVKYANVQPHSGSQANMGAYFAVSNPGDTLMGMSLSHGGHLTHGAQVNFSGKLYKVVAYGVDPETEVINYDMVRDLALTHKPKVIVAGGSAYSRIIDFKKFREIADEVGAYLIVDMAHFAGLVAAGIYPNPVEYAHIVTSTTHKTLRGPRGGMILTNDSEIYKAINKSIFPGIQGGPLMHVIAAKAVCFKEALTDEFKEYQKQVVKNAKKLAQELEKRGLRIVSGGTDTHLMLVDLNPLNVTGKAAEIALGKCHITVNKNTIPNETRSPFVASGIRLGTPALTTRGMKEQEMEEIAELIVTVLKNVKDEDGNISEEIIEKVRKQVLDLCNRFPLYKDKIKL from the coding sequence ATGTGGAACTTTGTAAAACAAATTGACCCCGAAATATATGAAGTACTGTTAAAGGAATGGGAAAGACAGGAATATGGTCTCGAGCTTATTGCCTCAGAAAATTTTGCTTCTCTTGCCGTAATTGAAACAATGGGGAGCCTTCTTACAAACAAATATGCTGAAGGGTACCCTGGAAGAAGATACTACGGTGGTTGTGAATGGGTAGATGTTGCTGAAAGATTAGCAAGAAAAAGAGCTAAACAATTATTTAATGTAAAATATGCAAACGTCCAACCCCATTCTGGTTCTCAAGCAAATATGGGGGCCTACTTTGCAGTATCAAATCCCGGAGATACTCTCATGGGTATGTCATTAAGTCATGGGGGACACCTTACACATGGCGCTCAAGTTAATTTTTCTGGAAAATTGTACAAAGTTGTAGCGTATGGTGTTGATCCAGAAACAGAGGTTATAAACTACGATATGGTAAGAGATTTAGCTCTTACTCACAAACCAAAAGTTATTGTTGCAGGAGGAAGTGCTTATTCAAGAATTATAGATTTCAAAAAATTTAGAGAAATAGCCGATGAAGTTGGCGCATACTTAATTGTAGATATGGCACATTTTGCTGGATTAGTTGCCGCAGGTATATATCCAAATCCTGTTGAATATGCTCATATTGTAACAAGTACAACTCACAAAACATTACGTGGTCCTAGAGGTGGAATGATCTTAACAAATGACAGTGAAATATACAAAGCAATTAATAAGAGTATTTTCCCTGGAATTCAAGGTGGGCCTTTAATGCACGTTATAGCAGCAAAGGCTGTTTGTTTCAAAGAGGCATTAACAGATGAATTTAAAGAATATCAAAAACAAGTTGTTAAAAACGCAAAGAAACTTGCTCAAGAACTTGAAAAAAGAGGACTTAGAATTGTTTCAGGAGGTACAGATACACACTTAATGCTCGTAGATCTTAACCCACTTAATGTTACAGGAAAAGCTGCGGAAATAGCTCTTGGAAAATGTCATATTACAGTCAACAAAAACACTATACCAAACGAAACAAGATCACCTTTTGTTGCTAGTGGAATTAGACTTGGAACACCTGCATTAACAACAAGGGGAATGAAAGAACAGGAAATGGAAGAAATTGCCGAACTAATTGTAACTGTACTAAAAAATGTTAAAGATGAAGATGGTAATATCTCAGAAGAAATTATTGAAAAAGTACGAAAGCAAGTACTTGATCTTTGCAATAGATTTCCTCTTTACAAAGACAAAATTAAGTTATAA
- a CDS encoding type II secretion system protein, which yields MRMRKGFTLIELLIVLAIIAALMGVVTPIALNAVKKAKATQVATNFQNIKAAIENYVNVKQALPQSLNILVSEGYLNRTPDGFSLEVDNTFNNGIAVATITYTAGDVDMNLVAQVNPEVTTVIANGSAASGVAITFQKWW from the coding sequence ATGAGGATGAGAAAAGGTTTTACACTTATTGAATTATTGATCGTTCTTGCTATCATTGCAGCATTAATGGGAGTTGTTACACCTATAGCATTGAATGCAGTAAAAAAAGCAAAAGCAACACAAGTAGCAACGAACTTTCAAAACATCAAAGCAGCAATAGAAAATTATGTAAACGTTAAACAGGCTTTACCGCAAAGTTTAAACATTCTTGTAAGTGAAGGATATCTAAATAGAACACCTGATGGATTTAGTTTAGAAGTTGATAATACTTTCAACAACGGAATAGCTGTTGCAACGATAACGTATACTGCAGGAGACGTAGATATGAATTTGGTAGCACAGGTTAATCCGGAAGTAACAACCGTAATAGCAAATGGATCAGCAGCATCAGGGGTAGCGATTACTTTCCAAAAATGGTGGTAA
- a CDS encoding competence type IV pilus major pilin ComGC, whose amino-acid sequence MRMRKGFTLIELLIVLAIIASLMGIVTPVALNAVKKAKATQVAANFRNIKAALESYVNVEQNMPLSLNQLKDAGYLNTIPSGFSYIYEDKFDVNGTAIATITYTAGDIDINLVAKVNPEVKTVILPGGAASGIAVTFQKWW is encoded by the coding sequence ATGAGAATGAGAAAAGGTTTTACACTTATTGAACTATTAATTGTTCTTGCTATCATAGCATCATTAATGGGTATTGTTACACCAGTTGCGTTGAACGCGGTAAAAAAAGCAAAAGCAACACAGGTAGCAGCAAACTTTAGAAACATCAAAGCAGCTTTAGAAAGTTATGTGAATGTTGAACAAAACATGCCACTTAGTTTGAATCAGTTGAAAGACGCTGGATATTTAAATACTATTCCTTCTGGATTTAGTTACATTTATGAAGATAAATTTGATGTCAATGGAACAGCAATAGCAACGATAACATATACAGCAGGAGATATAGATATAAATTTAGTAGCGAAGGTTAATCCAGAAGTAAAGACAGTAATACTACCTGGAGGAGCAGCTTCAGGAATCGCAGTTACTTTCCAAAAATGGTGGTAA
- a CDS encoding type II secretion system protein yields MKKAFTLIELLAVIAIIAFLLVIVTPNALEAVKKAQATKVARNLRNILKSGETYINVEKPGDISNLSILLLKDKGYLEDSMKESDLAKYLIKATDLGNRIVLESVYIGNDVSTFLVTDILPVIKASGVILYFRSILGKWW; encoded by the coding sequence ATGAAAAAAGCATTTACTTTAATAGAACTTCTCGCTGTAATAGCTATTATAGCTTTTTTGCTAGTTATTGTAACTCCAAATGCATTGGAGGCTGTAAAAAAAGCTCAGGCAACAAAAGTGGCAAGGAATCTTAGAAATATACTTAAATCAGGAGAGACATATATTAATGTTGAGAAACCTGGAGATATTTCAAACTTATCAATTTTGTTATTAAAAGATAAAGGATATTTAGAAGATAGCATGAAAGAATCTGATTTGGCAAAATATCTGATAAAAGCAACAGATCTAGGAAATAGGATTGTTTTAGAGTCAGTTTACATTGGAAATGATGTAAGTACTTTTTTGGTAACGGACATATTACCAGTTATAAAGGCATCTGGTGTAATACTTTATTTTCGGTCAATTTTAGGGAAGTGGTGGTAA
- the nagA gene encoding N-acetylglucosamine-6-phosphate deacetylase — translation MVIERVLIVDPIDGEYCGSVVIENGVIVDIIKNNSAPRYIVMPGFVDSHSHGKAGIDCMTASSLEFENWAEHVRTEGVTYLFPTTVSSSKKSLENVVANFSKANHPVLNFLHFEGPFINIERSGAQNKKYITSFSKDRLPEVKDKVKIITAAPEVEKFNELIKFAKKENIVISLGHSNGTFKDFKESFEKGINRVPHFPNALKRFHHRDVGPIGAVFLYKFYVELIVDNMHLSNEFLKLVYNILGPKRIMLVTDSIPAAGLEDGIYNLGEMNVKVKNGVARLENGSLAGSTLKYIEGVKNFRKATNCSLKELSMVTSYNSLKLLGIKGGRIRRGYPAKIVILDEDLNVKKTIV, via the coding sequence ATGGTTATAGAAAGAGTATTAATAGTTGATCCCATTGATGGAGAATATTGTGGAAGTGTGGTAATAGAAAACGGCGTTATAGTGGATATTATAAAAAATAATTCTGCTCCAAGGTACATCGTTATGCCAGGGTTTGTTGACTCCCACTCTCATGGAAAAGCAGGTATTGACTGCATGACTGCATCATCATTAGAATTTGAAAATTGGGCTGAGCACGTAAGGACAGAAGGAGTAACCTATCTTTTTCCTACAACTGTTTCTTCCTCTAAGAAATCTTTAGAAAATGTGGTTGCCAATTTTTCTAAAGCTAATCATCCCGTTCTTAATTTTCTTCATTTTGAAGGTCCTTTTATTAATATTGAAAGATCCGGAGCACAAAATAAAAAATATATTACAAGTTTTTCAAAAGATAGATTGCCTGAAGTGAAAGATAAGGTGAAAATAATTACTGCGGCACCTGAAGTGGAAAAGTTCAATGAATTAATAAAATTTGCAAAAAAGGAAAACATTGTAATATCTTTAGGTCATTCAAATGGAACATTTAAAGATTTTAAAGAATCGTTTGAAAAAGGAATAAATAGAGTTCCCCATTTTCCAAATGCTTTAAAAAGATTTCATCATCGAGATGTGGGCCCGATTGGTGCGGTTTTTTTGTATAAATTTTATGTAGAACTCATTGTTGACAATATGCATTTGTCCAACGAGTTTTTAAAACTTGTATATAATATATTAGGTCCAAAGAGAATAATGCTAGTTACTGATAGTATTCCAGCAGCAGGTTTAGAAGATGGCATATATAACCTTGGAGAAATGAATGTAAAAGTAAAAAATGGAGTAGCAAGGCTTGAAAATGGGTCACTTGCTGGAAGTACTTTAAAATATATTGAAGGGGTAAAAAATTTTAGAAAGGCAACAAATTGTTCTTTAAAAGAACTTTCAATGGTAACATCATATAATTCTCTTAAGCTACTTGGAATAAAAGGAGGAAGAATAAGAAGGGGTTATCCGGCAAAAATTGTAATTTTAGACGAAGATTTAAATGTGAAAAAAACAATAGTTTAA
- a CDS encoding prepilin-type N-terminal cleavage/methylation domain-containing protein: protein MEKYKKKQFKNGFTLIELLIILAIIAALMLIVAFSYPKIVERSIINTLKANQKVLMEAVVSIVFDSTLPSYENATNPFYLRNELKAKLTNTGIKIYNPLNKNSEIITTLQVSSAESAAVVISQRKIKIAKAIDNPNKYLFPLNAAESSKEKFNGALIIQICEDGYIFYAYLYEKIYNLEFLQF, encoded by the coding sequence ATGGAAAAATACAAAAAAAAACAATTCAAAAACGGTTTTACATTAATCGAATTATTAATTATCTTAGCTATTATTGCTGCTCTTATGCTCATAGTTGCTTTTTCATATCCAAAAATTGTTGAACGAAGTATAATAAATACTTTAAAAGCAAACCAAAAAGTTTTGATGGAAGCAGTTGTATCTATAGTTTTTGACTCTACACTTCCATCCTACGAAAATGCCACCAATCCCTTTTACCTTAGGAATGAATTGAAAGCAAAATTAACTAATACAGGTATCAAAATCTACAACCCACTGAACAAAAACAGTGAAATAATAACAACTCTTCAAGTAAGTAGTGCTGAAAGTGCTGCTGTAGTTATTTCACAAAGAAAAATTAAAATAGCAAAGGCAATAGATAATCCAAACAAATATTTGTTCCCACTTAATGCAGCAGAAAGTAGCAAAGAAAAGTTTAACGGAGCTTTGATAATACAGATATGTGAAGATGGTTATATCTTTTACGCTTATCTTTATGAGAAAATATATAACTTAGAATTTTTACAATTTTGA
- a CDS encoding CoA-binding protein: protein MNLKTIKKVAVIGATTNREKYGNIIIRDLKKKGFEIIPVTPKYDEIEGIKTVKEVKDLPKEVDLLVFVVPPKVGLEITKEALKYGFKNLWYQPGAYSEDINEYLKKNNIKAAHDLCIMVETNKN, encoded by the coding sequence ATGAATTTGAAAACAATAAAGAAAGTCGCTGTAATTGGTGCAACAACCAACAGAGAAAAATATGGAAATATCATCATTAGAGATCTAAAAAAGAAAGGATTTGAAATTATTCCAGTTACACCAAAATATGATGAAATAGAAGGAATTAAAACTGTAAAAGAAGTTAAGGATTTACCCAAAGAAGTTGATCTTCTTGTATTTGTTGTTCCCCCAAAAGTAGGCCTTGAGATTACTAAAGAAGCACTTAAATACGGATTTAAAAATTTGTGGTACCAACCAGGAGCTTATTCTGAAGATATAAACGAGTATTTGAAAAAAAATAACATAAAAGCTGCCCACGATTTGTGCATAATGGTAGAAACTAACAAAAATTAA
- a CDS encoding aldo/keto reductase has protein sequence MQVKLSRVIHGIMRIKDWGYSLKEFLDFIHQLIDIGVTTFDLADIYGDYEAQEIFGRIFEIEPSLRKKVQIISKTGIVLLSQKKPQIYIKHYDTSKKHILKSVERTLKDLRTDYLDVLLIHRPDPLMNPEEISEAFEYLRENGLVLTFGVSNFNPHQMSLIKSKVKEPILYNQIEISPLQVNPFFDGTLDYCLEKNIIPMAWSPVAGGRIFKINNERNLRVLKALKKVAENHGTSVEHIIYAFLYKHPSKIYPVVGSGKFERVKVAVEALELELDRQEWFYILKASTGYDVP, from the coding sequence ATGCAAGTTAAGTTGAGTAGAGTAATTCATGGAATCATGCGAATAAAGGATTGGGGTTATTCATTAAAAGAGTTTTTAGATTTTATACATCAATTAATTGATATTGGTGTTACGACATTTGATTTGGCAGATATATATGGGGATTATGAGGCTCAAGAGATATTTGGGAGAATTTTTGAGATTGAACCATCTTTAAGAAAAAAAGTGCAAATAATATCTAAAACTGGTATAGTGCTATTGTCACAAAAAAAGCCTCAAATTTATATAAAGCACTATGATACATCAAAAAAGCACATTTTAAAATCTGTTGAAAGAACACTTAAAGATTTGCGAACGGATTATTTAGATGTTCTTTTAATTCATAGACCAGATCCTTTGATGAATCCAGAGGAAATCTCAGAAGCGTTTGAGTATTTAAGAGAAAATGGTTTGGTACTGACTTTTGGTGTCTCAAATTTCAATCCTCACCAAATGTCTCTTATTAAATCAAAGGTTAAAGAACCGATCCTTTACAATCAAATAGAAATTTCTCCTCTACAAGTTAACCCATTTTTCGATGGAACACTTGATTATTGTTTAGAAAAAAATATAATTCCAATGGCATGGTCTCCGGTTGCAGGTGGAAGAATTTTTAAGATTAACAATGAGAGAAATTTAAGAGTATTAAAAGCTTTGAAAAAAGTTGCAGAAAATCATGGAACTTCGGTTGAGCATATCATATATGCATTTTTGTATAAACATCCTTCTAAGATATACCCCGTAGTTGGAAGTGGTAAGTTCGAGAGAGTAAAGGTTGCTGTTGAAGCTTTAGAATTAGAGCTTGATAGACAAGAATGGTTTTACATTTTAAAAGCTTCAACAGGATACGATGTTCCATAG
- a CDS encoding L-Ala-D/L-Glu epimerase, producing the protein MGKIKLIKFKLTTFKYEKPFHITGSISSQSNNIEVSIELDSGVVGYGEASPSFRVNGEKVEALLSLEPIINEALKGLDVQNYRQIFDITDKFFASPSIKAAVQYATLDAFSEEIGVPVYKILGGSKNKIETDKTVSIGSLEERVLDAKNIFEEGFRIIKIKVGENLKEDIEAMEKIYEVSKGAKYIVDANMGYTPKQAIKFAKEIYKKGIDIHVFEQPVPMHDIEGLKFVRFNSPFPVGADESAKTKYDVLRLIKEEAVDYINIKLMKSGISDALAIVEMAKAANLHLMIGCMGESSLGINQSVHFALGTGAFDFHDLDSALMLKEDKFRGKYKTEIPYHIAI; encoded by the coding sequence ATGGGAAAAATAAAGTTAATAAAATTCAAATTGACTACATTTAAATATGAAAAACCATTTCATATAACTGGAAGTATTTCTAGTCAATCCAACAACATTGAAGTATCTATAGAATTAGATAGTGGTGTAGTTGGATATGGAGAAGCTTCTCCCTCATTTAGAGTAAATGGCGAAAAAGTTGAAGCATTACTTTCCTTAGAACCAATTATTAACGAAGCATTAAAAGGACTGGATGTTCAAAACTACAGACAAATTTTTGATATCACCGATAAATTTTTCGCATCCCCAAGTATAAAAGCAGCTGTTCAGTATGCAACCTTGGATGCTTTTTCAGAAGAAATAGGTGTTCCTGTATATAAAATTCTTGGAGGATCCAAAAACAAAATAGAAACAGATAAAACTGTAAGTATTGGCTCCCTAGAAGAGAGAGTATTGGATGCAAAAAATATTTTCGAAGAAGGATTTAGAATAATAAAAATCAAAGTTGGAGAAAATTTAAAAGAAGACATAGAAGCAATGGAAAAAATTTATGAAGTTTCAAAAGGAGCAAAATACATAGTTGATGCAAATATGGGGTATACTCCAAAACAAGCTATAAAGTTTGCAAAAGAAATCTATAAAAAAGGGATAGATATTCATGTCTTTGAACAACCTGTTCCAATGCATGATATTGAAGGATTAAAATTTGTCAGATTTAATTCACCGTTTCCTGTGGGAGCAGATGAAAGTGCAAAAACAAAATACGATGTTTTAAGATTAATCAAAGAAGAAGCAGTTGATTATATCAACATCAAGCTTATGAAAAGTGGTATATCAGATGCCTTAGCAATTGTTGAAATGGCAAAAGCTGCAAATTTACATCTCATGATCGGATGTATGGGAGAATCAAGTCTTGGAATAAACCAGAGTGTTCATTTTGCTCTTGGAACAGGTGCTTTTGATTTTCACGACCTTGATAGCGCTCTGATGCTTAAAGAAGATAAATTTAGAGGAAAATACAAAACTGAAATACCCTATCATATCGCAATATAA
- a CDS encoding transglutaminase-like domain-containing protein — protein sequence MDFLTTPLPEDIRKLIWLGMFEQARNSIKERMKKPIPKEMKERLKFELFRLELLEKSYPYTKDEAVKLFKKLFKGVKKSDFENLLKNGYLDFRYINGEIKFQERFHYNIGFSLEEYSKKQKVDPERKKIRKLTNESVERLLNTKEPKKYFVKARVSIKRKKPLNEKVFVWLPFPLEKYQQNNVKLIKTSHDYKLASSKSLQRTVYMEGKDTDEFWIEFSYIVSEWIKEKFKFFKPLPTKKDLSEKSPHILFTPYLQKVLNKILKGTNKDNDYEIARKIYDFLTLNVRYSYVLPYALYDNIPEYVTTVFRGDCGFYASTFITLCRMAGIPAKWQSGWFVTPLGASPHDWALIYLKDSGWVPADLSFGSSRRNNEEMRQFYFTNLDGYRMFANLDFQASFSPKKKYFRNDPYDNQIGEMESEHSYIIDTESKIEILTFEEIK from the coding sequence ATGGATTTTCTAACTACTCCTTTACCAGAAGACATTAGAAAACTTATCTGGCTTGGCATGTTCGAACAAGCAAGAAATTCAATAAAGGAAAGAATGAAAAAACCTATTCCAAAAGAAATGAAAGAAAGATTAAAATTCGAACTTTTTAGATTAGAACTTCTTGAGAAATCTTATCCCTACACCAAAGACGAAGCTGTAAAACTTTTTAAAAAACTTTTCAAAGGAGTTAAAAAATCTGATTTTGAAAATTTACTAAAGAATGGTTACTTAGATTTTAGATACATTAATGGCGAAATTAAATTTCAGGAAAGATTTCACTACAATATTGGTTTTTCTCTTGAAGAATATAGTAAAAAACAAAAAGTCGATCCTGAACGCAAGAAAATACGCAAGCTAACAAACGAATCTGTTGAAAGACTTTTAAATACCAAAGAACCAAAAAAATACTTTGTAAAAGCAAGAGTGTCTATAAAAAGGAAGAAACCTCTTAATGAAAAAGTCTTTGTTTGGCTTCCGTTTCCTTTAGAAAAGTATCAACAAAATAATGTAAAATTAATTAAAACAAGTCATGATTACAAACTTGCTTCTAGTAAATCTCTTCAAAGAACAGTCTATATGGAAGGGAAAGATACAGATGAATTTTGGATAGAATTTAGTTATATAGTTTCTGAATGGATTAAAGAAAAATTCAAATTTTTTAAACCCCTTCCCACAAAGAAAGATCTTTCCGAAAAATCTCCTCATATTTTGTTCACTCCTTATCTTCAAAAAGTTTTAAATAAAATTTTAAAGGGAACTAATAAAGACAATGATTATGAAATTGCAAGAAAAATATACGATTTCCTTACTCTCAATGTACGTTACTCATACGTATTACCATATGCTTTATACGATAATATTCCAGAATATGTCACAACAGTATTTAGAGGAGATTGTGGTTTTTACGCTTCAACATTTATTACCCTTTGTAGAATGGCAGGCATACCAGCAAAATGGCAATCTGGCTGGTTCGTAACACCATTGGGAGCTTCTCCACATGATTGGGCATTAATTTATTTGAAAGATTCTGGTTGGGTTCCAGCTGATTTATCTTTCGGTTCCAGCAGGCGCAATAACGAAGAAATGAGACAGTTTTATTTTACTAACTTAGACGGTTACAGAATGTTTGCAAATTTAGATTTTCAAGCAAGTTTCAGTCCAAAAAAGAAATATTTCAGAAATGATCCATATGATAACCAAATCGGTGAGATGGAATCTGAACACAGTTATATTATTGATACTGAATCAAAAATAGAAATATTAACATTTGAAGAAATCAAATAA
- a CDS encoding TrpB-like pyridoxal phosphate-dependent enzyme, which yields MLKRRYEADLPFKLDPPLDPETNKPMPAEKLLKIFAYPLLEQEMSNERFIKIPDEILNEYAVFRPTPLIRANFLEEYLETPAKIFYKYEGVSPTGSHKVNTALAQAYYNKLVGTKELYTETGAGQWGSALSYAGLKFDLSIKVFMVRVSYMQKPARKQLINLFGGEVVPSPSRLTTSGRRYEENHPGSLGIAISEAMEKVIEQEDAKYALGSVMNHVLLHQTIIGLEIKKQLEKIGLKPDVLIGCHGGGSNFGGTILPFVSEKLSGKNLKFLACEPESCPTLTKGEYRYDYGDSVGLTPLLKMYTLGKDFVPPKIHAGGLRYHGAAPIISALVKHGLVEPSFFSQEETFKVAKLFVKLEGIIPAPESAHAIAGAIKEALKAKEENKEKVIVFTLSGHGLFDLAAYV from the coding sequence ATTTTAAAAAGGAGGTATGAAGCAGATCTACCGTTCAAACTTGATCCACCTCTTGATCCCGAAACAAACAAACCAATGCCAGCAGAAAAATTACTGAAAATTTTCGCATATCCTTTGTTGGAACAAGAAATGTCAAACGAACGATTTATTAAAATTCCAGATGAAATATTAAATGAATATGCAGTCTTTAGACCAACACCGTTGATTAGAGCTAATTTTCTTGAAGAATACTTGGAAACGCCTGCAAAAATTTTCTATAAATATGAAGGAGTAAGCCCTACGGGAAGTCATAAGGTTAATACGGCTCTTGCACAAGCGTATTACAACAAACTTGTAGGAACCAAAGAGCTTTACACAGAAACAGGAGCAGGACAGTGGGGGAGTGCTCTTTCATATGCTGGATTGAAATTTGACTTGAGTATAAAAGTATTTATGGTCAGAGTTAGTTATATGCAAAAACCTGCTAGAAAACAATTAATAAATCTTTTTGGAGGTGAAGTTGTTCCCTCTCCAAGTAGATTGACTACTTCGGGCAGGAGATATGAAGAAAACCATCCGGGAAGCCTTGGAATTGCAATTAGTGAAGCAATGGAGAAAGTAATAGAGCAAGAAGATGCAAAATACGCTCTTGGAAGCGTGATGAACCATGTGCTTTTGCATCAAACAATAATAGGATTAGAAATAAAGAAGCAACTTGAAAAGATAGGATTAAAACCTGATGTATTGATAGGATGTCATGGAGGAGGTTCAAATTTTGGAGGAACAATTCTTCCATTTGTTTCTGAAAAATTATCTGGAAAGAACTTAAAATTTCTAGCATGTGAACCTGAAAGTTGCCCGACTTTGACAAAAGGTGAATACAGATACGATTATGGTGACAGTGTAGGTCTAACTCCTCTTTTAAAAATGTACACACTTGGTAAGGATTTTGTCCCACCTAAAATACATGCTGGAGGGCTAAGATATCACGGGGCAGCTCCTATTATTTCTGCACTTGTCAAACATGGTTTGGTAGAACCTAGTTTTTTTAGTCAAGAGGAAACTTTTAAAGTTGCAAAGCTTTTTGTAAAGTTGGAAGGAATTATACCTGCTCCCGAATCTGCTCATGCGATAGCTGGAGCAATAAAAGAAGCGTTAAAAGCAAAGGAAGAAAATAAAGAAAAAGTAATTGTTTTTACACTTTCTGGACATGGTTTATTTGATTTAGCTGCATATGTATAA